A single window of Deinococcus budaensis DNA harbors:
- a CDS encoding Bax inhibitor-1/YccA family protein, which produces MQLTATRTENLVRTFMARTYSWMAAGLALTAGVAYLTAQNEGLAYQVMNLRLPLIIAQLVIVFALSGLAQRMNSALAGTLFIVYAALTGLTFSALLFVYSPAAVTAAFLTTAGTFAAMSVVGYVIKRDLSAMGRFFLFALIGLLIAMIVNLFVASSALTLGISVVGVLLFAGLTAYDTQMLRNLALSGVQGEMAERAAINGALALYLNFINMFLFILRLFGIGGGGVGGSDD; this is translated from the coding sequence ATGCAACTGACTGCCACACGCACCGAAAATCTGGTTCGCACCTTCATGGCGCGGACGTACTCGTGGATGGCGGCGGGCCTGGCCCTGACCGCCGGAGTCGCCTACCTCACCGCGCAAAACGAGGGCCTGGCCTATCAGGTCATGAACCTGCGCTTGCCCCTGATCATCGCGCAGCTCGTGATCGTGTTCGCCCTCAGCGGGCTGGCGCAGCGGATGAACAGCGCCCTGGCCGGGACCCTCTTCATCGTCTACGCCGCCCTGACGGGGCTGACTTTCAGCGCGCTGCTGTTCGTCTACAGCCCCGCCGCCGTGACGGCCGCCTTCCTGACCACCGCCGGGACCTTCGCGGCGATGAGCGTGGTGGGCTACGTCATCAAGCGTGACCTCAGCGCGATGGGCCGCTTTTTCCTCTTCGCCCTGATCGGCCTCTTGATCGCCATGATCGTCAACCTGTTCGTGGCGAGCAGCGCCCTGACGCTGGGCATCAGCGTGGTCGGCGTGCTGCTGTTCGCGGGCCTGACCGCCTACGACACCCAGATGCTGCGCAACCTCGCGCTGAGCGGCGTGCAGGGCGAGATGGCCGAGCGCGCGGCGATCAATGGCGCCCTGGCGCTGTACCTCAACTTCATCAACATGTTCCTCTTTATCCTGCGCCTCTTCGGAATCGGCGGCGGCGGCGTGGGCGGCAGCGACGACTGA